In the genome of Arachis stenosperma cultivar V10309 chromosome 6, arast.V10309.gnm1.PFL2, whole genome shotgun sequence, the window AGGTCCATCCCTTTCGTATGGAAAGCCTCCCTCAAAGGCTCACCATGATGATCATTGGTGCAGTTATTGTAGAAAAATGGGTCATACTAATTAAGGACACATGTTTAGACTTCATGGAAAGGAGAAGGTCCTCGAATGTATTGGAGGATTCAAATGTGCCATACAAAGACGTGCTAACCACACATTGTCTGGCTCTAAAAGTGTGGAAGACCCAACTATCTCACAAGCTGCAAAGGAGGCCCCAACCCTTAGAAAAGAAGAATTAGACCATTTACGAGGTCTTATGGACTCACTTAGTAAGACATCTAGCCCTTGTGCTTTAACCATGACTGGTAAGAGTTCTAGCTTCTTATCCTTTAATGCTCCTAGCACTGAGAGTACCTGGATTGTAGACTCTAGTGCTATAGATCATATGACAcctcattctttttctttttcatcttaCACTAATTCATCTGGTCACAAACAAATCACTGTTGCTAACGGTTCCCGTATTCCTATTATTAGATATGGTAACATCCACCTTCAACCTTCTATCCATTTAAAAAATGTGCTTCATGTTCCAAAATTATCTACTAACCTCTTGTCTATTCATACGGTTACCAAAGACTTAAATTGTGCTGCAACTTTTTTTCATACTCATTGTGTATTTCAAGATCTTGCCACGGCGAGGACGATTGGAATTGCTAAAGAGCATAACGGGTTATACTACTTACCGCATGAAAAGAGTACCACACAAAAGGTACTTAATTCAAATCATCAGACAAACATACCGTCCTGGGCAAACTCTCAGATATGGCTTCAGCATAAATGTCTTGGTCATCCTCCATTTAGTACCCTAAAgtctttatttccttttttatttacaaaagtGCCTGTCGAGTCTTTTCAATATGATGTTTGTCAATTAGCTAAACACCATCGAGCTACTTTTTCTCCCAGTAATAATAAAAGTTCTAAACTTTTTTTATCTTGTTCATTCTGATGTGTGGGGACCTTCAGTTATTAGTAATATTTCTGGTGCAAAGtggtttgttttttttattgatgGTTGTACTTGAGTTACCTGGATCTTTCTCATGAAagataaatctaaatttttccacttgtttaaaaatttttaccAAATGGTTCGAACACAATTTGGAAGCCTGATTAATCGATTACGTTCTGATAATGGCAGAGAATATGTGAAccaaaattttttcaagttcCTTAAGGATAATAGAGTTATTCATGAATTGACCTGTGTAGACATCCCTTAATAGAATGGGGTGGCAGAAAGGAAAAATCGTCATCTTCTTGAGGTTACTCAAGCATTACTCTTCTAAACGTCTGTTCTTAAGTCTTACTGGGAGGAAGCTGTCTTAACGGCCACTTATTTGCTTAATAGATTACCATCTCGAGTCCTAGATGGTGTTAGCCCTGTTCAATTTCTGACCAGAATTTACCCCTCTATCCCTATTATGAGTAGTCTTCAAAGTCATATCTTTGGCTGTCCTATTTTTGTTCACATTCATAGTTCTCATCGGGGTAAGTTGGATCCTCGGGCAATCAAATGTGTCTTTATAGGTTATGCTTCAAACAAAAAGGGATACAAATACTATCATCCTCAAAGTCGTAGATTCTATATCTCCAAGGATGTCACATTTCATGAGTCCAAGTCCTTCTTTCCTAGTTCTCAGCTTCAGGGGGAGAGTATTCCAAAAGCTGAGTTCCTTGAGTCATCACCTTTTCCCTTGTTGCAAAATTTCACTTCTCTGGAGGATAACAAAGACCCTGAATCGGCATCACTACTAGAAAAGAATAATGAGGACAGGTTTTTTGGAAAACAATATCAGTGAAGGCAGCAAGAACCCATCCTAGTCAAACAACAACTTCATTCGCCTGAACCAGAGGTAAGACCTCATACTCTTGAGATTCTTGACACCTTAAATACCACTTGTGCAACTAACCTAGATGATTTACCTATTTccatgagaaaagaaaaaagatccTGTGCCAAATATCCTATTTCTAAATTTGTGTCCACTAAAAATATTTCTGTACAACACCAGAATTTTTTTCAACTATTGATTCTGTTAGAATCCCTACATTAGTACAAGAAGCCTTAAAAAATGAGAAATGGGTTCAAGCTATTAATGAAGAAATGGGTGCATTAGAAAGGAACGAGACTTGGGAGATTGTAGAGAGACCAACGGACAAGAAAGCAGTGGCTTGTAGGTGGATATACACAATTAAATATCAATCTAATGGCACACTGGACAGGTATAAAGTAAGGTTGGTTGCAAAAGAAAATACCCAAACCTATGGGATCGATTACGTGGAGACATTTGGTCTGGTGGCAAAAATGAATACCGTCAGGATTATCCTCTCTGTAGCAGCACACTTTGGTTGGGAGATGCATCAATTTGATGCTAAAAATGTCTTCTTGCATGGAAGTCTGGAAGAAGAAGTGTACATGGAGATTCCACCAGGATATGGTATCACTAGTGAAGGAAATAAGGTGTGCAGACTAAAAAAAGACTTTGTATGGTCTTAAACAGTCACCTCGTGCCTGATTTGGAAGATTTACTCAAGCTATGATATCTTTAGGGTATCGACAAAGCCAAGGTGATCATACTCTGTTTATAAAACATTCACAAGAAGGCAAATTGACTCTACTCTTGGTCTATGTAGATGATATGATTATTGCAGGTGATGATGAGTTAGAAAAACATActtgaaaagaaaagttagccaCTCAGTTTGAGATGAAGGATCTTGGCAAGTTAAAGTACTTCCTTGGGATAGAGGTTGCTTACTCTAGACAAGGCATCTTTATTTCCCAAAGAAAATATATCCTAGATCTCCTCAAAGAGATTGGTAAGTTGGATTGTAAGATCACTAGAGTGCCCATAGAGCAAAATCATAGAATTGGAAATGATGAGGAAAGCCCAAAGGTGGAGAAGACACAGTACCAGAGGCTTGTGGAAAAACTCATCTACTTATCACACACCAGGCCTGACATAGCCTATGCAGTTAATGTGGTTAGTCAATTCATGCATGATCCAAGAGAGGGACATTTGCAGGCTGTAAACAGAATTATTCAGTACTTGAAGGCCTCTCCAGGGAAAGGATTGCTATTCAAAAAGGAAGGAATTTTATCCATGAAAGTATATACTGATGCTAACTACGCTGGATCAATTATTGATAGGAGATCCACCTCAGGATATTGCATGTTCTTGGGTGGAAACTTGGTGACATGGAAGAGCAAGAAATAAAATGTAGTTGCAAGATCAAGTGCAAAGGCAGAATTTAGAGCCATGGCCCAAGGGATTTACAAATTATTATGGATGAAGATCATACCCGATGAGCTCAAAGTAAAGTATGAAGCTCTTATGGAATTGTTTGTGATAATAAGTCTGCCATTAGTGTTGCACACAATCCAGTTCAACATGACCGAACAAAGCATATAGAAATAGACTAAAATTTCATTAAGGAGAAATTGGACAATGGTCTTATAGCCACCAAGTACATCCCTTCAAGACTCTAATTGGCAGATATGTTCACTAAGAGACTTCTCACAGAGTACTTAAAAGACCTTACTTGCAAGTTGGAAATGATAGATATATATTCACCAACTTGAGGGGGGGAGTGTTGTAATTATTCTATAATTAGTACAGATTTGTTTATATTAGGAAAGATTTGGTGCAGATTTGTTTTGAATAGCTTTTATTACctgttattttatttctttaattagGTTGTAAATAATCTTTATATTCTGTATGTAATCATTCTCTAAGAAAAACAATTTAGGAATAATATTCAAAAATCTTCTTTTCAAGTCTAATAACTCATATACACGACGATATATTTTGGAACTGATTTTCGACTAGTCAACCCAATCTCATCGAGTAATCGTTGAGGAAGACCTTCACGGTATGCGCGAATCTTGGCTACTAAGCGTACAGGACGATTACCAC includes:
- the LOC130934709 gene encoding uncharacterized mitochondrial protein AtMg00810-like; protein product: MKDLGKLKYFLGIEVAYSRQGIFISQRKYILDLLKEIGKLDCKITRVPIEQNHRIGNDEESPKVEKTQYQRLVEKLIYLSHTRPDIAYAVNVVSQFMHDPREGHLQAVNRIIQYLKASPGKGLLFKKEGILSMKVYTDANYAGSIIDRRSTSGYCMFLGGNLVTWKSKK